From Pseudomonas fluorescens, one genomic window encodes:
- a CDS encoding DUF2933 domain-containing protein, which yields MMNSPHSTNNSPTFWRSKPGIALGMLLVIALFYLAREHYGHMLGLLPYMILLLCPLMHFFGHHHGGHSHHGDTSVSTKDANRS from the coding sequence ATGATGAATTCACCACATTCAACTAACAACTCTCCAACATTTTGGAGGAGTAAACCCGGCATAGCGCTGGGCATGCTGCTGGTGATCGCGCTGTTCTATCTGGCTAGAGAACACTACGGCCATATGTTGGGCTTACTGCCTTACATGATTTTGCTGTTGTGCCCGCTGATGCATTTTTTCGGGCACCACCACGGTGGTCACAGTCATCACGGCGACACCTCAGTCTCAACCAAAGATGCGAACAGGAGTTAG
- a CDS encoding co-regulatory protein PtrA N-terminal domain-containing protein, giving the protein MKATNVVILTLSLAISSLAFAEGGGDRAVERMERARETAMATTKPVPQAQVQEDIAQEKPTAEKQKHQC; this is encoded by the coding sequence ATGAAAGCAACCAACGTTGTGATTCTTACACTCAGTTTGGCTATATCGTCCCTGGCCTTTGCCGAAGGTGGCGGCGACCGTGCGGTTGAGCGCATGGAACGAGCTCGCGAGACGGCAATGGCCACCACCAAACCCGTCCCACAAGCGCAAGTGCAAGAGGATATTGCACAGGAAAAGCCCACGGCTGAAAAGCAGAAGCATCAATGCTGA
- a CDS encoding copper resistance system multicopper oxidase has product MHSKTSRRTFVKGLTAGGILGGLGLWQTPIWAAPRLGETNVLSGREFDLFIGETPVNITGNARTAMTINGGIPGPQLRWREGDTVTLRVKNRLKDMTSIHWHGIILPANMDGVPGLSFHGIEPNGTYVYQFKVKQNGTYWYHSHSGFQEQVGVYGPLVIDAKEAEPFEYDRDYVVMLTDWTDEDPASLMKTLKKQSDYYNTHKRTVSDFIHDVAEKGWSATVADRKMWAEMKMNPTDIADVSGATYTYLMNGHAPNSNWTGTFKPGEKLRLRFINGSAMSYFDVRIPGLKMTVVAADGQYVKPVSVDEFRIATAETFDVIVEPTQDAYTLFAQSMDRSGYARGTLAVRPGLAAPVPELDPRPLVTMADMGMAGMDHGAMDGMGDMAGMDHSKMAGMGDSSMQGMSGMDGSAMKGMNHGATQDMSGMDNMEGMDHSKMSMGGMSGMGEMQSHPATESNNPLVDMQAMSTSPKLDDPGMGLRENGRKVLTYSDLKSTFEDPDGREPSRTIELHLTGHMEKFSWSFNGVKFSDAEPLKLKYGERVRIVLVNDTMMTHPIHLHGMWSDLEDENGQFLVRKHTIDMPPGSKRSYRVTADALGRWAYHCHLLYHMEMGMFREVRVEE; this is encoded by the coding sequence ATGCATTCCAAAACTTCTCGGCGCACCTTTGTGAAAGGTCTCACCGCAGGCGGGATTCTCGGTGGCTTAGGGCTTTGGCAGACGCCTATATGGGCGGCACCTCGCTTGGGCGAAACCAATGTCCTGTCAGGCAGAGAGTTTGACCTATTTATTGGAGAAACCCCGGTAAATATCACTGGGAATGCCCGGACTGCTATGACAATCAATGGTGGGATTCCGGGGCCTCAACTGCGCTGGCGTGAGGGCGATACCGTGACCTTGCGGGTCAAGAACCGCCTCAAGGATATGACATCAATCCACTGGCACGGGATTATCCTCCCCGCGAATATGGACGGCGTGCCGGGCCTTAGCTTCCATGGGATCGAGCCTAACGGCACGTATGTCTATCAATTCAAGGTCAAGCAGAACGGAACGTACTGGTATCACAGTCACTCCGGCTTCCAAGAACAGGTAGGTGTATACGGCCCATTGGTAATCGACGCGAAAGAGGCCGAGCCATTTGAGTATGACCGTGACTACGTGGTGATGCTTACTGACTGGACGGATGAAGATCCGGCTTCGCTGATGAAAACATTGAAGAAGCAGTCTGACTACTACAACACCCACAAACGCACAGTCAGTGATTTCATCCATGACGTAGCTGAAAAAGGTTGGTCAGCCACCGTTGCTGACCGCAAGATGTGGGCCGAAATGAAGATGAATCCCACTGACATTGCAGACGTCAGTGGCGCGACATACACCTACTTGATGAACGGCCACGCGCCGAACTCCAACTGGACGGGCACCTTCAAACCTGGCGAAAAGCTTAGGTTGAGGTTCATCAATGGTTCAGCCATGAGCTACTTTGATGTCCGTATTCCGGGTTTGAAGATGACTGTTGTGGCTGCCGATGGCCAGTATGTTAAGCCCGTAAGCGTGGACGAGTTCAGGATCGCCACTGCCGAGACTTTCGATGTGATCGTCGAACCAACTCAGGACGCCTACACACTGTTTGCGCAGTCGATGGATCGGTCGGGGTACGCAAGAGGCACCTTGGCCGTCCGGCCTGGTCTGGCTGCCCCAGTACCTGAACTTGACCCTCGTCCACTCGTCACCATGGCCGACATGGGTATGGCCGGTATGGATCATGGGGCGATGGATGGTATGGGCGACATGGCTGGAATGGATCACAGCAAGATGGCCGGCATGGGAGACAGCTCAATGCAGGGTATGTCAGGAATGGACGGCAGTGCCATGAAAGGTATGAATCATGGCGCTACGCAAGACATGTCCGGCATGGACAACATGGAAGGAATGGATCACAGCAAAATGTCTATGGGCGGCATGAGTGGTATGGGAGAAATGCAGTCGCACCCAGCCACAGAATCCAACAATCCTCTCGTCGACATGCAGGCAATGTCGACGTCGCCAAAGCTTGATGATCCTGGCATGGGCCTTCGCGAGAATGGTCGAAAGGTGCTGACGTATTCCGACTTAAAGAGCACGTTTGAGGATCCAGATGGCCGTGAGCCAAGTCGAACTATCGAACTGCACTTGACCGGGCATATGGAGAAATTTTCCTGGTCTTTCAACGGTGTGAAGTTTTCGGACGCCGAGCCTTTAAAACTGAAATACGGCGAGCGAGTCCGGATCGTTCTCGTCAACGACACCATGATGACTCATCCCATCCACTTGCATGGCATGTGGAGCGACCTTGAAGATGAAAACGGACAATTCCTTGTCCGCAAACACACTATTGATATGCCGCCAGGGTCGAAGCGCAGCTACCGAGTGACAGCCGATGCGCTGGGCCGCTGGGCCTACCACTGCCATCTCCTGTATCACATGGAAATGGGGATGTTCCGCGAAGTGCGTGTAGAGGAATAA
- a CDS encoding copper resistance protein B produces MSNYFCGTRMHSAVFTVALATGFVLPAAAETSQGTEDGQMQTMDHSQMPGMDHGKMEGMDHSQMQGMDHGKMQGMDHSQMQGMDHSQMQGMDHSKMEGMQPAKQPQTQSRTPIPPLTDADRAGVYKSPGGHQVHDTALNSFFIFEKLEWQDADDGSALNWEAQGWIGGDVDRLWLRSEGERTNGKTEEAEVQALWGHAISPWWDLVGGVRQDFKPGDPQTWAALGIQGLALYNFEAQATAYLGEGGQTAARLEGDYDILLTNKLILQPTAEFNFYGKNDPKRGVGSGLSESEVGLRLRYEIRPEFAPYVGVTWNRAYGKTADYASEEGEDNNEARLVLGVRVWF; encoded by the coding sequence ATGAGCAATTATTTTTGCGGGACTCGCATGCACTCAGCTGTATTTACCGTCGCTCTAGCCACTGGTTTTGTCTTGCCAGCAGCCGCTGAAACAAGCCAGGGTACCGAAGACGGGCAGATGCAGACCATGGATCACAGCCAAATGCCGGGCATGGATCACGGCAAGATGGAAGGTATGGATCACAGCCAGATGCAGGGTATGGATCACGGCAAAATGCAAGGCATGGATCATAGCCAGATGCAGGGTATGGATCACAGCCAGATGCAGGGCATGGATCACAGCAAAATGGAGGGTATGCAGCCCGCCAAGCAACCACAAACTCAAAGCCGGACTCCGATACCACCGCTAACCGATGCTGACAGAGCTGGAGTCTATAAGTCCCCTGGTGGTCACCAAGTTCATGACACAGCCCTCAACTCATTTTTTATATTTGAGAAATTGGAATGGCAGGATGCTGACGATGGAAGCGCACTGAACTGGGAAGCCCAAGGTTGGATAGGGGGAGATGTTGATCGTCTATGGTTGCGCTCCGAAGGCGAGCGCACCAATGGGAAGACTGAAGAAGCTGAGGTTCAAGCTTTATGGGGACACGCCATCAGCCCTTGGTGGGATCTAGTCGGCGGCGTTCGTCAAGACTTCAAACCAGGCGACCCTCAAACGTGGGCGGCTTTAGGTATCCAGGGCTTGGCGCTCTACAATTTCGAGGCCCAGGCTACAGCTTATTTAGGTGAAGGCGGCCAGACCGCCGCGCGGCTGGAAGGGGACTACGACATTCTCCTAACCAATAAGCTGATTTTGCAACCAACGGCAGAATTCAATTTCTATGGCAAAAACGATCCCAAACGTGGAGTCGGTTCAGGGTTGTCTGAGAGTGAAGTCGGTTTGCGGCTCCGATACGAAATCCGTCCTGAGTTCGCACCTTATGTAGGCGTGACTTGGAATCGGGCTTATGGAAAGACCGCTGACTATGCCAGCGAGGAAGGCGAAGACAATAACGAAGCACGTCTGGTGCTCGGCGTCCGGGTGTGGTTCTAA
- the copC gene encoding copper homeostasis periplasmic binding protein CopC produces MSVFKSCVVAVALSSSLLLSAVAQAHPKLVSSTPAEGANGPAPAKIELHFSENLVTQFSGAKLIMTEMPGMSSHSPMGVKASVAGSNDPKTMVLTPASPLTAGTYKVEWRAVSSDTHPITGSVTFKVK; encoded by the coding sequence ATGTCTGTATTTAAATCCTGTGTTGTGGCCGTCGCTCTTTCATCCAGCCTTCTGCTCAGTGCAGTTGCCCAGGCTCACCCGAAGCTAGTCTCTTCAACTCCAGCTGAAGGCGCGAACGGCCCAGCCCCAGCAAAGATTGAGCTGCACTTTTCTGAAAACCTGGTTACCCAGTTTTCCGGAGCCAAGTTGATCATGACCGAAATGCCTGGCATGTCGTCGCACTCTCCTATGGGTGTGAAAGCCAGCGTGGCCGGCAGTAACGACCCTAAAACCATGGTCTTGACCCCGGCCTCTCCTCTCACAGCTGGCACCTACAAAGTGGAATGGCGAGCGGTTTCCTCCGATACCCATCCGATTACCGGCAGCGTCACTTTCAAAGTGAAATAA